A single genomic interval of Hippoglossus stenolepis isolate QCI-W04-F060 chromosome 24, HSTE1.2, whole genome shotgun sequence harbors:
- the c24h8orf74 gene encoding uncharacterized protein C8orf74 homolog, whose product MDFLPDSEITQITRLQRDAGVQRLSCHFSWPEFCDERRRFHQEFVFDVAVFAAARGFPWPDVVQTAVIAKTIFPQLDGLDAPKLLSLLRGVMSERLPNLAPVHRHQFTHFLADACLTRRRLFQAVVSGAADVSVAQLRLEVQLPPTPQPLAQGTELHEWERQRQQTQLSSTLRQKEEQLRSLRHGPRVTLGDIPEDAHLDKEGVSQVVRAAVRATEGQMLQSLNLEVSLLSDILQLRLQLAALATGGLHNPAPTRTGPAAAAKGKIQIEKTLAGGK is encoded by the exons ATGGATTTTCTTCCAGACAGTGAGATAACACAGATCACCAGACTGCAG AGAGATGCTGGCGTGCAGAGGCTCAGCTGTCACTTCTCCTGGCCTGAGTTCTGTGATGAACGCCGGCGCTTCCATCAGGAGTTTGTGTTCGACGTCGCCGTGTTCGCCGCCGCCCGCGGCTTCCCCTGGCCTGATGTGGTCCAGACAGCTGTGATCGCCAAAACCATCTTCCCACAGCTGGATG gtCTGGACGCACCCAAACTTTTGTCCTTGCTGAGAGGTGTGATGTCAGAGCGTTTACCGAACCTCGCCCCTGTGCACCGACACCAGTTCACCCACTTCCTCGCAGACGCCTGCCTCACTCGGCGCAGGCTTTTCCAGGCGGTGGTGAGTGGAGCAGCCGACGTGTCCGTCGCTCAGCTTCGTCTGGAGGTGCAGCTGCCGCCCACACCTCAACCTCTGGCTCAG GGCACAGAGCTGCATGAGTGGGAGCGTCAGCGCCAGCAGACCCAGCTCAGCTCCACCCTGCGAcagaaggaggagcagctgaggagcctCCGACATGGGCCAAGGGTCACTCTGGGGGACATTCCTGAGGACGCGCACCTGGACAAAGAG GGCGTCTCCCAGGTGGTTCGAGCAGCCGTCAGAGCCACTGAGGGTCAGATGCTGCAGAGTCTGAACCTGGAGGTCTCACTGCTCAGTGACatcctgcagctcagactgCAGCTCGCAGCCCTGGCCACCGGGGGGCTCCACAACCCTGCGCCCACCAGAACCggtccagctgctgcagcgaagggaaaaatacaaatagaaaaaacttTAGCAGGAGGGAAGTGA